A stretch of the Acyrthosiphon pisum isolate AL4f chromosome A2, pea_aphid_22Mar2018_4r6ur, whole genome shotgun sequence genome encodes the following:
- the LOC100165191 gene encoding uncharacterized protein LOC100165191: MRRSNSHDFGRAVLQRWIEQAENRTTKYDVTQPKNIENNEKTIENDTRNDDDGGGISSTEIEGLDQFLSETIEKGFEGRSRSPGSVGYSISDDNESVSDIGVGDRYFRNLSGEGRRNRIASEEMDEWTDSEYMDGNDDGETTQMTTLYQQLRKSMTT, encoded by the coding sequence atgCGAAGATCCAACAGTCATGACTTCGGACGAGCAGTCTTGCAGCGATGGATCGAGCAAGCGGAAAACCGAACGACAAAATATGACGTCACACAACCCAAAAATATCGAAAACAAcgaaaaaacaattgaaaacgaCACCAGAAATGATGACGATGGAGGCGGAATTAGCAGTACAGAAATTGAAGGACTTGACCAATTTCTGTCAGAAACGATTGAAAAAGGATTTGAAGGAAGAAGCCGATCTCCTGGATCTGTTGGATATTCTATTTCTGACGACAATGAATCAGTATCCGATATTGGCGTTGGTGATCGttattttcgtaatttgtcaggCGAAGGTCGTAGAAACAGAATTGCATCCGAAGAAATGGATGAGTGGACCGATTCAGAATATATGGACGGAAACGACGATGGTGAAACGACACAGATGACGACACTATACCAACAATTGAGGAAATCTATGACGACGTAG